From the Dunckerocampus dactyliophorus isolate RoL2022-P2 chromosome 12, RoL_Ddac_1.1, whole genome shotgun sequence genome, one window contains:
- the dharma gene encoding dharma, with the protein MEQSRLSDFSIERILSLELGHKPTGPSFAPDLHDAPPAGFGEDAVNFRPAAPVPMPACFQYFGETFYPYGVGFQHTEACNFYQNSSMFVSFSPNSADVQAVSGCHGYHPAGPPGQLPRQKTRMRTVFTDCQTKHLETLFSITDYPPVEARAQVARSAGLSEETVRVWFKNRRARRKRQCSGSKVKVHSPPPSAGTEKLLRTFV; encoded by the exons ATGGAGCAGAGCAGACTGTCGGACTTCAGCATCGAGCGCATCCTCTCCCTGGAGCTCGGACACAAGCCGACCGGACCCAGCTTTGCACCGGACCTCCATGACGCGCCGCCTGCAGGATTCGGCGAGGACGCTGTGAACTTCAGACCAGCAGCTCCGGTACCGATGCCGGCCTGCTTTCAGTACTTCGGGGAAACGTTCTACCCTTACGGAGTCGGCTTCCAGCACACAGAAGCGTGCAACTTCTACCAGAACTCCTCCATGTTCGTTTCCTTCAGCCCGAACTCTGCAG ATGTGCAGGCGGTATCCGGCTGCCATGGCTACCACCCGGCAGGACCTCCAGGCCAGCTGCCGCGCCAGAAGACCCGGATGAGGACAGTCTTCACGGACTGTCAGACCAAACACCTGGAGACCCTCTTCTCCATCACTGACTATCCTCCAGTTGAGGCGCGTGCACAGGTGGCCAGGAGCGCGGGCCTCAGCGAGGAGACCGTCAGG GTTTGGTTCAAGAACCGCAGGGCCAGGAGGAAGCGTCAGTGCAGCGGATCAAAGGTCAAAGTGCATTCCCCACCTCCCAGCGCAGGAACCGAGAAGCTCCTCAGAACCTTCGTTTGA
- the clip3 gene encoding CAP-Gly domain-containing linker protein 3, which produces MSTTAGAEVPTTPLLSLRRPRLARTHMGNTHVADILDGSCRPGASLIMTKEENLEMQEKERHDREEQEDGRVQRDEDEELTEEEEDEDEDEEEEYEIEEGREGEERTEEEPADEGEEREGEEEEETVDRECDPPPETEPLSVSALQSPVQEPRRRAMVHPSAQAPLPKDYAFTFFDPNDPACLEILMDPRTTIPELFAIVRQWVPQVQHKIDVIGNEILKRGCHVNDRDGLTDMTLLHYSCKAGAHGVGDPAAALRLTSQLMSLGADVSLRSRWTNMNALHYAAYFDVPELVRVLLKAAKPRVLNSTCSDFYYGTALHIAASNLCLGAVKCLLEHGANPTVRNEKGQVPAEVVPDPMDMSLDKAEAAMVAKELKQLLLDAVPLSCNLPRATLPNYDNIPGNLMLSSLGMKLGDRVLLDDMKNGTLRFCGTTEFASGQWVGVELDEPEGKNDGSVGGVRYFICPPKLGIFAPVSKISKAVDQTVSSVTSTPRTPRMDLASRLAGKTKKEKEKKEKALKKKSSVVSLDPEGLNIEVGDQVLVAGQKHGIVRFFGKTDFAPGFWFGVELDQPTGKHDGSVFGVRYFSCLPKYGVFAPPSRVQRIGGPKDASQNDNSMVKKVHQVTMSQPKRNFNTVRSPKDLTSESSISRLLFCCWFPWMLRAEMQS; this is translated from the exons GCCCGGAGCTTCACTTATCATGACTAAAGAGGAGAACCTGGAGATGCAGGAGAAGGAGAGGCACGACCGGGAGGAGCAGGAGGATGGGAGGGTCCAGAGGGACGAGGATGAGGAGCTgacggaggaagaggaggatgaggacgaagacgaggaggaggaatatgaGATAGAGGAGGGGAGGGAGGGTGAGGAGAGAACGGAGGAGGAGCCGGCGGATGAAGGAGAAGAGCgcgagggggaggaggaggaggagacagtGGACAGGGAATGTGATCCTCCTCCGGAGACTGAGCCTCTGTCAGTGTCTGCACTCCAGAGTCCTGTCCAGGAGCCCCGACGTCGAGCTATGGTGCACCCCTCAGCCCAGGCACCCCTTCCCAAAGACTACG CCTTCACCTTCTTCGACCCCAATGACCCCGCCTGTTTGGAGATCCTCATGGACCCTCGCACCACCATTCCCGAGCTGTTTGCCATCGTGCGTCAGTGGGTTCCCCAGGTGCAGCACAAGATCGACGTCATAGGAAACGAG ATCCTGAAACGTGGCTGCCATGTGAACGACCGTGACGGTCTGACGGACATGACGCTGCTTCACTACAGCTGCAAGGCGGGTGCACACGGCGTTG GTGACCCGGCAGCAGCACTGCGTCTCACCAGCCAATTGATGTCTCTGGGCGCCGATGTGAGTTTGAGGAGCCGCTGGACAAACATGAACGCTCTGCACTACGCCGCCTACTTTGACGTCCCAGAACTGGTCCGAGTCCTGCTCAAAGCTGCCAAACCCCGAG TCTTGAACTCCACGTGCAGTGACTTCTATTACGGGACAGCGCTGCACATCGCTGCCTCCAACCTGTGCCTGGGCGCAGTCAAATGTCTTTTGGAACACGGCGCCAACCCCACCGTCCGG aACGAGAAGGGCCAGGTCCCAGCAGAAGTGGTCCCCGACCCAATGGATATGAGTCTGGATAAGGCGGAGGCTGCCATGGTGGCCAAAGAGCTGAAGCAGCTGCTGCTGGACGCCGTCCCGCTGAGCTGTAACCTTCCCAGGGCCACGCTGCCCAACTATGACAATATTCCCGGGAACCTGATGCTGTCCTCGCTGGGGATGAAGCTAGGAGACCGCGTTCTTCTGGATGACATGAAG AACGGGACATTGAGGTTCTGCGGTACCACAGAGTTTGCCAGTGGTCAGTGGGTCGGTGTAGAGCTGGACGAGCCCGAGGGAAAGAACGACGGCAGCGTTGGTGGTGTTCGCTACTTCATCTGCCCACCTAAACTAG GGATTTTTGCTCCGGTGTCAAAGATCTCCAAGGCTGTGGACCAGACAGTCTCATCTGTCACGTCCACCCCCAGGACTCCACGCATGGACCTGGCCTCACGCCTTGCAGGGAAGAccaagaaggagaaggagaagaaggagaaag CCCTGAAGAAAAAGTCGTCAGTGGTCAGTCTGGATCCTGAAGGACTGAACATTGAGGTTGGCGATCAGGTCCTGGTGGCCGGGCAGAAGCACGGCATTGTGCGCTTCTTTGGAAAAACTGACTTTGCTCCAG GTTTCTGGTTCGGTGTTGAGCTGGACCAGCCCACAGGCAAACACGACGGCTCGGTGTTTGGAGTGCGCTACTTCAGCTGCCTGCCCAAATATGGAGTCTTTGCTCCACCTTCACGGGTCCAGAG GATTGGAGGACCTAAAGATGCCTCACAGAACGACAACTCCATGGTGAAGAAAGTTCACCAGGTCACCA TGTCGCAGCCCAAGCGTAACTTCAACACTGTACGTTCTCCGAAAGATCTGACGTCCGAAAGCTCCATATCCAG GTTGCTCTTCTGCTGTTGGTTTCCGTGGATGCTGCGAGCTGAGATGCAGTCCTAA